Proteins encoded within one genomic window of Pongo pygmaeus isolate AG05252 chromosome 6, NHGRI_mPonPyg2-v2.0_pri, whole genome shotgun sequence:
- the PAX4 gene encoding paired box protein Pax-4 isoform X1, whose amino-acid sequence MHQDGISSMNQLGGLFVNGRPLPLDTRQQIVQLAVSGMRPCDISRSLKVSNGCVSKILGRYYRTGVLEPKGIGGSKPRLATPAVVARIAQLKGECPALFAWEIQRQLCAEGLCTQDKTPSVSSINRVLRALQEDQGLPWTQLRSPAVLAPALLTPHSGSETPRGPHPGTGHRNRTIFSPSQAEALEKEFQRGQYPDSVARGKLAAATSLPEDTVRVWFSNRRAKWRRQEKLKWEMQLPGASQGLTVPRVSPGIISAQQSPGSVPTAALPALEPLGPSCYQLCWATAPERCLSDSPPKAYLKPCWGHLPPQPNSLDSGLLCLPCPSSHCPLASLSGSQALLWPGCPLLYGLE is encoded by the exons ATGCATCAGGATG GGATCAGCAGCATGAACCAGCTGGGGGGGCTCTTTGTGAATGGCCGGCCCCTGCCTCTGGATACCCGGCAGCAAATTGTGCAGCTAGCCGTCAGTGGAATGCGGCCCTGTGACATCTCACGGAGCCTTAAG GTATCTAATGGCTGTGTGAGCAAGATCCTAGGGCGTTACTACCGCACAGGTGTCTTGGAGCCCAAGGGCATTGGGGGAAGCAAGCCACGGCTGGCTACACCTGCTGTGGTGGCTCGAATTGCCCAGCTGAAGGGTGAGTGTCCAGCCCTCTTTGCCTGGGAAATCCAACGCCAGCTTTGTGCTGAAGGGCTTTGCACCCAGGACAAGACTCCCAGT GTCTCCTCCATCAACCGAGTCCTGCGGGCATTACAGGAGGACCAGGGATTACCGTGGACACAGCTCAGGTCACCAG CTGTTTTGGCTCCAGCTCTCCTCACTCCCCATAGTGGCTCTGAGACTCCCCGGGGTCCCCACCCAGGGACCGGCCACCGGAATCGGACTATCTTCTCTCCAAGCCAAGCAGAGGCACTGGAGAAAG AGTTCCAGCGTGGGCAGTACCCTGATTCAGTGGCCCGTGGAAAGCTGGCTGCTGCCACCTCTCTGCCTGAGGACACAGTGAGG GTCTGGTTTTCCAACAGAAGAGCCAAATGGCGTCGGCAAGAGAAGCTCAAGTGGGAAATGCAGCTGCCAG GTGCTTCCCAGGGGCTGACTGTACCAAGGGTTTCCCCAGGAATCATCTCTGCACAG cAGTCCCCTGGCAGTGTGCCTACAGCAGCTCTGCCTGCCCTGGaaccactgggtccctcctgctATCAGCTGTGCTGGGCAACAGCACCAGAAAGGTGTTTGAGTGACAGCCCACCTAAAGCCTATCTCAAGCCCTGCTGGG GCCACTTGCCCCCACAGCCGAATTCCCTGGACTCAGGACTGCTTTGCCTTCCTTGCCCTTCCTCCCACTGTCCCCTGGCCAGTCTTAGTGGCTCTCAGGCCCTGCTCTGGCCTGGCTGCCCACTACTGTACGGCTTGGAATGA
- the PAX4 gene encoding paired box protein Pax-4 isoform X2, translated as MHQDGISSMNQLGGLFVNGRPLPLDTRQQIVQLAVSGMRPCDISRSLKVSNGCVSKILGRYYRTGVLEPKGIGGSKPRLATPAVVARIAQLKGECPALFAWEIQRQLCAEGLCTQDKTPSVSSINRVLRALQEDQGLPWTQLRSPAVLAPALLTPHSGSETPRGPHPGTGHRNRTIFSPSQAEALEKEFQRGQYPDSVARGKLAAATSLPEDTVRVWFSNRRAKWRRQEKLKWEMQLPGASQGLTVPRVSPGIISAQQSPGSVPTAALPALEPLGPSCYQLCWATAPERCLSDSPPKAYLKPCWDCGSFLLPVIAPSCVDLAGPALTPLRCIT; from the exons ATGCATCAGGATG GGATCAGCAGCATGAACCAGCTGGGGGGGCTCTTTGTGAATGGCCGGCCCCTGCCTCTGGATACCCGGCAGCAAATTGTGCAGCTAGCCGTCAGTGGAATGCGGCCCTGTGACATCTCACGGAGCCTTAAG GTATCTAATGGCTGTGTGAGCAAGATCCTAGGGCGTTACTACCGCACAGGTGTCTTGGAGCCCAAGGGCATTGGGGGAAGCAAGCCACGGCTGGCTACACCTGCTGTGGTGGCTCGAATTGCCCAGCTGAAGGGTGAGTGTCCAGCCCTCTTTGCCTGGGAAATCCAACGCCAGCTTTGTGCTGAAGGGCTTTGCACCCAGGACAAGACTCCCAGT GTCTCCTCCATCAACCGAGTCCTGCGGGCATTACAGGAGGACCAGGGATTACCGTGGACACAGCTCAGGTCACCAG CTGTTTTGGCTCCAGCTCTCCTCACTCCCCATAGTGGCTCTGAGACTCCCCGGGGTCCCCACCCAGGGACCGGCCACCGGAATCGGACTATCTTCTCTCCAAGCCAAGCAGAGGCACTGGAGAAAG AGTTCCAGCGTGGGCAGTACCCTGATTCAGTGGCCCGTGGAAAGCTGGCTGCTGCCACCTCTCTGCCTGAGGACACAGTGAGG GTCTGGTTTTCCAACAGAAGAGCCAAATGGCGTCGGCAAGAGAAGCTCAAGTGGGAAATGCAGCTGCCAG GTGCTTCCCAGGGGCTGACTGTACCAAGGGTTTCCCCAGGAATCATCTCTGCACAG cAGTCCCCTGGCAGTGTGCCTACAGCAGCTCTGCCTGCCCTGGaaccactgggtccctcctgctATCAGCTGTGCTGGGCAACAGCACCAGAAAGGTGTTTGAGTGACAGCCCACCTAAAGCCTATCTCAAGCCCTGCTGGG ACTGtggctctttcctccttcctgtgATTGCTCCCTCCTGTGTGGACCTTGCCGGCCCTGCCTTGACGCCTCTCCGGTGCATCACCTGA
- the PAX4 gene encoding paired box protein Pax-4 isoform X3, protein MVSNGCVSKILGRYYRTGVLEPKGIGGSKPRLATPAVVARIAQLKGECPALFAWEIQRQLCAEGLCTQDKTPSVSSINRVLRALQEDQGLPWTQLRSPAVLAPALLTPHSGSETPRGPHPGTGHRNRTIFSPSQAEALEKEFQRGQYPDSVARGKLAAATSLPEDTVRVWFSNRRAKWRRQEKLKWEMQLPGASQGLTVPRVSPGIISAQQSPGSVPTAALPALEPLGPSCYQLCWATAPERCLSDSPPKAYLKPCWDCGSFLLPVIAPSCVDLAGPALTPLRCIT, encoded by the exons ATG GTATCTAATGGCTGTGTGAGCAAGATCCTAGGGCGTTACTACCGCACAGGTGTCTTGGAGCCCAAGGGCATTGGGGGAAGCAAGCCACGGCTGGCTACACCTGCTGTGGTGGCTCGAATTGCCCAGCTGAAGGGTGAGTGTCCAGCCCTCTTTGCCTGGGAAATCCAACGCCAGCTTTGTGCTGAAGGGCTTTGCACCCAGGACAAGACTCCCAGT GTCTCCTCCATCAACCGAGTCCTGCGGGCATTACAGGAGGACCAGGGATTACCGTGGACACAGCTCAGGTCACCAG CTGTTTTGGCTCCAGCTCTCCTCACTCCCCATAGTGGCTCTGAGACTCCCCGGGGTCCCCACCCAGGGACCGGCCACCGGAATCGGACTATCTTCTCTCCAAGCCAAGCAGAGGCACTGGAGAAAG AGTTCCAGCGTGGGCAGTACCCTGATTCAGTGGCCCGTGGAAAGCTGGCTGCTGCCACCTCTCTGCCTGAGGACACAGTGAGG GTCTGGTTTTCCAACAGAAGAGCCAAATGGCGTCGGCAAGAGAAGCTCAAGTGGGAAATGCAGCTGCCAG GTGCTTCCCAGGGGCTGACTGTACCAAGGGTTTCCCCAGGAATCATCTCTGCACAG cAGTCCCCTGGCAGTGTGCCTACAGCAGCTCTGCCTGCCCTGGaaccactgggtccctcctgctATCAGCTGTGCTGGGCAACAGCACCAGAAAGGTGTTTGAGTGACAGCCCACCTAAAGCCTATCTCAAGCCCTGCTGGG ACTGtggctctttcctccttcctgtgATTGCTCCCTCCTGTGTGGACCTTGCCGGCCCTGCCTTGACGCCTCTCCGGTGCATCACCTGA